One genomic window of Medicago truncatula cultivar Jemalong A17 chromosome 1, MtrunA17r5.0-ANR, whole genome shotgun sequence includes the following:
- the LOC11428098 gene encoding myelin transcription factor 1: MTEATAMSLPDEVMIEILSRVDSSNHLELRCVCKLWKSLFLDPIFMKNYFLTSITDLTSLCRKANEQFNALKSRIKEEQEKEDDGNEEDLDLDFNGAAAVEEEEEEEEDGDVDAEEEEEEEEYSKKNVLAELIKFMEKEKQFEKKGENLDSLDEKWMIIKVVVLDNSLLFVRYIKNFTLNFLESIKSMEDRVELKGNSESIRVEMQTMEYKMKCLEIFTQIYLE; the protein is encoded by the exons ATGACAGAAGCAACGGCAATGTCACTCCCGGATGAAGTGATGATCGAAATTCTTTCAAGAGTCGATTCAAGTAATCATCTTGAGTTGAGGTGCGTTTGCAAGCTGTGGAAATCGTTATTTCTTGATCCAATTTTCATGAAGAATTACTTTCTCACTTCGATCACCGACCTCACTTCTCTATGTCGTAAGGCCAATGAACAATTCAATGCTCTCAAATCACGTATTAAGgaagaacaagaaaaagaagatgacGGCAACGAGGAAGATCTTGATCTTGATTTTAATGGTGCTGCTGCTGTAgaggaggaagaggaggaggaagaagatggtGATGTTGATGctgaagaggaggaagaagaagaggagtaTTCGAAGAAGAATGTGTTGGCTGAGCTAATTAAATTTAtggaaaaagagaaacaatTCGAGAAGAAGGGAGAAAATCTGGATAGTCTTGACGAAAAATGGATGATAATTAAGGTGGTTGTGTTGGATAATTCTTTGCTGTTTGTTAGATATATCAAAAACTTTACGCTGAATTTTCTTGAGTCTATCAAGTCTATGGAGGATAGAGTGGAATTAAAAGGGAACTCAGAAAGTATCAGAGTTGAAATGCAAACTATGGAGTACAAAATGAAGTGTCTCGAAATCTTTACGCAGATCTATCTCGA GTAG
- the LOC11422774 gene encoding FBD-associated F-box protein At5g27750, with protein MEAGSSKVHKSTQMASVIEEDTINSKLPESLINRVLSFLPTKDVVRTCVLSKRWMNRWTSSITKLDLDDIDLSYNYNPLCSYCEEICTDYCYDYDKYKLTVCPRCHVCGNHKANLRDAEVYERRVEIDFESGMKIESGKKEQQFVNFVGRALLLTSISSMELERFSLLINNKRDISLQNTWISSILNRRVKILRIHSSFYQLPFSALTSHYLFNCTSLEELELVLHVSSTIKFPSISVHFGHLKLLKLYGIFFKIDTSSDCLTLNLPLLRKFDIKNCNWSGGKDLIVEAPLLEIVSIEQDIEFYNAASHDLHSQSIKFNALHLKQFTYSGYGTAQLIHLFDHGFLSFDSAEIICKPSFPETERIPFLVHLLKQFHRVKSIKIEGLDLNIEVLKKANVPVFSLLSNLELGLVTVEVLITLLQNSPILKTLVLKGIHSFAEEFLNSAVLPHCVVSSLQVVKFEKVNGAKHEMFLAKFFMENGMMLEELGFTIASQRPDISKVVEEFKEMVYPFKTSHANTDFTTQLDLKLAGNN; from the exons ATGGAGGCTGGTTCAAGTAAGGTTCACAAGAGTACTCAAATGGCAAGTGTAATTGAAGAAGACACGATCAACAGCAAGCTACCTGAATCACTTATAAATCGCGTTCTGTCTTTCCTCCCTACAAAAGATGTTGTTCGGACTTGTGTGTTGTCCAAGAGATGGATGAATCGATGGACATCATCCATCACCAAGCTCGACTTAGATGATATTGATTTATCATACAATTATAATCCATTGTGTTCTTATTGCGAAGAAATTTGCACTGATTATTGCTATGACTATGATAAG TATAAATTGACTGTATGTCCAAGGTGTCATGTTTGCGGAAATCATAAAGCCAATTTGCGCGATGCAGAAGTATATGAAAGGCGTGTGGAGATAGATTTTGAGAGCGGGATGAAAATAGAATCAGGTAAAAAGGAGCAGCAGTTTGTAAATTTTGTTGGCAGAGCACTTCTCCTTACTTCAATCTCAAGCATGGAGTTGGAAAGATTTTCTTTACTGATCAATAACAAGCGTGATATATCCCTTCAAAATACTTGGATCTCTAGCATCTTGAATCGGAGAGTAAAAATTCTTCGGATCCATTCATCTTTTTATCAGCTCCCCTTTTCTGCTCTTACATCTCATTATCTTTTCAACTGCACCTCCTTAGAAGAATTAGAATTGGTACTCCATGTGTCCTCCACCATAAAATTTCCCAGCATTTCTGTTCATTTTGGACACCTAAAACTCCTCAAGTTGTATGGGATCTTTTTTAAGATTGATACCTCTAGCGACTGTTTGACCCTTAATTTACCACTTCTTAGAAAGTTTGATATCAAAAACTGCAATTGGTCGGGTGGAAAAGATCTTATTGTAGAAGCTCCTCTACTTGAAATTGTTTCCATAGAACAAGACATTGAATTTTATAATGCGGCATCCCATGACCTACATAGCCAATCCATCAAATTCAATGCTTTGCATCTCAAGCAATTCACTTACTCTGGGTATGGTACAGCACAACTAATTCATTTGTTCGATCATGGTTTCCTGTCTTTTGATTCAGCTGAAATCATTTGTAAGCCAAGTTTTCCTGAAACAGAACGCATTCCTTTTCTCGTTCACCTTTTAAAGCAATTTCATCGCGTGAAATCTATCAAAATTGAGGGGTTGGACTTGAATATTGAG GTACTGAAAAAAGCTAATGTACCTGTATTTTCCTTGTTGAGCAATTTGGAGCTTGGCTTAGTTACTGTTGAAGTTCTTATAACCTTACTTCAAAACTCGCCGATTCTCAAGACGCTAGTTCTCAAG GGAATACATAGTTTTGCCGAAGAGTTTCTCAATTCTGCTGTTTTGCCACATTGTGTGGTCTCTTCTCTCCAAGTTGTGAAATTTGAAAAAGTAAATGGAGCCAAGCATGAAATGTTCTTAGccaaattttttatggaaaatggtATGATGCTGGAAGAGTTGGGTTTCACCATTGCTAGTCAAAGGCCAGACATATCTAAGGTTGTAGAAGAATTTAAGGAAATGGTGTATCCCTTTAAGACAAG TCATGCTAATACTGATTTCACTACTCAACTTGATCTTAAACTTGCTGGAAATAATTAG